The following are from one region of the Veillonella nakazawae genome:
- a CDS encoding Abi family protein encodes MSKPFKSLDSLLRLMRKRNITIEKGTEGSRVKRILARDNYYSIINGYKDIFLDINATVNSGDDYYITGTTFFQIYGLYCFDRNLRIILLKALLQAEQNICTKVSYRFSEVHTSEFSHLNVNNFSKTNLPKATELVSKLSNATQRNARHTMFSHYLTTHQDLPLWVLVTKLTFGEITNFYKLITPNIQEKILEDIHKEYTTEYRISITNPTSTLIPIFSEILDVLVGYRNVCAHGDRLYNHRITGSKRTIKKLTYYFVSNPKGSESSVYGLLISLRLLLPRVAYKSIIDEIISELLLLKEQLPIIQFNQVLAKMELTLQWKQTLETLK; translated from the coding sequence ATGTCTAAGCCTTTTAAGTCTTTAGATTCCCTATTACGATTGATGAGAAAACGGAATATTACGATTGAAAAGGGAACTGAGGGCAGTCGAGTAAAGAGAATTTTAGCTAGAGATAATTATTACTCAATAATTAATGGTTACAAAGATATTTTTTTGGATATTAACGCTACAGTTAATAGTGGAGATGATTATTATATAACGGGAACAACATTTTTTCAGATTTATGGACTATATTGTTTTGACCGTAACCTTCGAATTATTCTATTGAAGGCTCTTTTACAAGCAGAGCAAAATATTTGTACGAAAGTATCTTATCGTTTTTCTGAAGTACATACATCTGAATTCAGCCATTTAAATGTAAATAATTTTTCTAAGACTAATTTACCTAAAGCTACAGAGTTGGTATCAAAATTATCAAATGCTACACAACGTAATGCAAGACATACTATGTTTTCCCATTATTTAACGACACATCAAGATTTACCTTTATGGGTTTTAGTAACAAAGCTTACATTTGGTGAGATTACGAATTTTTATAAATTAATTACTCCTAACATACAGGAGAAAATCTTGGAAGATATACATAAGGAATATACGACTGAGTACCGGATTTCTATAACGAATCCCACTTCAACCTTAATACCTATTTTTAGCGAAATATTAGATGTTTTGGTAGGGTATAGAAATGTATGTGCACATGGAGATCGACTTTATAATCATAGGATTACAGGTTCAAAAAGGACGATAAAAAAACTAACATACTATTTTGTGTCTAATCCAAAGGGGAGTGAATCTTCTGTATATGGATTATTGATTTCTTTGAGATTATTATTGCCACGAGTGGCATATAAAAGCATTATTGATGAGATTATAAGTGAGTTATTACTTTTAAAAGAACAGTTACCAATTATACAGTTTAATCAAGTTCTTGCTAAAATGGAGCTAACGCTTCAGTGGAAACAAACCTTAGAAACACTAAAATAA
- a CDS encoding MarR family winged helix-turn-helix transcriptional regulator, with protein MAEIGVLEGYKHKEDVPDAEYIKLENQLSFPLYVVAKEIVNAYRSHLDPLNLTYTQYIVMMALWQYGDLSVKELGQVLRLDSGTLTPLLKKLEAKAFLKRKRSRQDERVVMVTLTDTGKALRDEAVHIPRRLSEAAGPIFDVEETRQMRMLLNKLLEAIDNANARTAEKLKR; from the coding sequence ATGGCAGAAATTGGCGTACTCGAAGGTTACAAACATAAAGAAGACGTACCTGATGCAGAGTACATAAAATTAGAAAACCAATTGAGCTTCCCACTTTATGTAGTGGCGAAGGAAATTGTTAATGCATATCGCAGTCACTTAGATCCGTTAAATTTGACATATACTCAATACATCGTAATGATGGCATTGTGGCAATATGGTGATTTGTCCGTTAAAGAACTAGGCCAAGTATTGCGCCTTGATTCTGGTACATTAACACCACTTTTAAAGAAATTAGAAGCAAAAGCATTCTTAAAGCGTAAACGCAGCCGCCAAGATGAACGCGTAGTAATGGTAACCCTTACTGATACAGGTAAAGCATTACGTGATGAAGCAGTTCATATACCACGTCGCTTGTCTGAAGCTGCAGGCCCGATTTTTGACGTTGAAGAAACCCGTCAAATGCGTATGTTGCTTAACAAATTGTTAGAAGCAATCGATAACGCTAATGCTAGAACAGCAGAGAAGCTTAAGCGCTAA
- a CDS encoding site-2 protease family protein produces MFDLNPIQILASIPAIIIVFSVFGYAEAKVATWFGDPTPRMAGRLTLSPLAHLDLIGTICIILVGFGWPKGMAINPSYFKDPRRDMSLLAFAGPIAGLITGFVFTFIYVLLGNLNLMQSPGLPMVMQYIILYSIGLSIFCLIPFPPLPGFNIILPWLPTEWQIKYYQLGMINLIFFIILINTPIISMVIRPLQQTIFKIYFAIIGTIL; encoded by the coding sequence ATGTTTGATTTAAATCCGATACAGATATTAGCTAGTATTCCTGCTATTATCATCGTTTTTTCTGTCTTTGGATATGCAGAGGCCAAAGTAGCTACCTGGTTTGGCGATCCAACACCTCGGATGGCGGGGCGCCTCACATTATCTCCTTTGGCACACCTTGATTTAATAGGTACTATCTGTATCATTCTAGTTGGATTTGGCTGGCCTAAAGGGATGGCTATTAATCCATCTTACTTTAAAGACCCACGCCGTGATATGAGCCTACTTGCTTTTGCAGGTCCTATAGCAGGCCTGATTACAGGGTTCGTATTTACTTTCATATACGTACTTTTGGGTAATTTGAATCTTATGCAGTCTCCGGGTTTACCAATGGTTATGCAATACATTATTTTGTATAGCATCGGCCTTTCCATTTTCTGCTTAATTCCATTCCCACCATTACCTGGTTTTAATATCATTTTGCCGTGGCTACCGACAGAATGGCAAATTAAATATTACCAATTAGGGATGATTAACTTGATTTTCTTTATCATCCTTATTAATACACCGATTATTTCTATGGTAATCCGTCCATTGCAACAAACAATTTTCAAAATTTACTTTGCAATCATTGGGACGATTTTATAA
- a CDS encoding carboxymuconolactone decarboxylase family protein translates to MSKSEFAQAYTERMFPDIAAPAGYIDPEFEVLFDNFAFHEVITEEGRNVPAKDRFLAILATLVGASAVDEYALMLPAALNFGLIPDEVIELIYQAVPYLGIGRVRPFFKVTNKIFDYRGETVADPSRSTITAASRLEKGVEKQVEIFGESVRHSYEEGPEDTRHIKKWLANMFGDYYTRKGLSVAHREMITFCFLAAQGGCEPQLKAHVEGNLNVGNSKQYLINIASQCVPYIGYPRTLNALRCIQDGYTAWEAKQ, encoded by the coding sequence ATGTCTAAATCTGAATTTGCTCAAGCCTATACGGAGCGCATGTTCCCTGATATTGCAGCCCCTGCAGGTTATATTGACCCTGAGTTTGAAGTTTTATTTGATAATTTTGCGTTCCATGAAGTTATCACCGAAGAGGGTCGTAATGTGCCTGCCAAGGATCGCTTCTTGGCTATCCTTGCTACATTAGTAGGGGCATCTGCTGTTGATGAATATGCGTTGATGCTACCGGCAGCACTTAACTTTGGCTTGATTCCCGATGAAGTAATCGAGCTTATTTATCAAGCTGTGCCATATCTTGGCATTGGTCGTGTACGCCCATTCTTTAAGGTTACAAATAAGATTTTTGACTATCGTGGGGAAACTGTTGCGGATCCATCTCGCAGTACAATTACTGCTGCATCTCGTCTTGAAAAGGGCGTAGAAAAACAGGTGGAAATCTTTGGTGAATCTGTGCGTCATTCTTACGAAGAAGGCCCTGAAGATACACGTCACATCAAAAAGTGGCTTGCTAATATGTTCGGCGACTACTACACACGTAAAGGCTTGAGTGTGGCTCATCGTGAAATGATTACCTTCTGTTTCTTGGCAGCTCAAGGTGGATGTGAACCTCAATTAAAGGCTCACGTAGAAGGCAACTTGAACGTAGGCAACAGTAAACAATATTTGATTAACATCGCATCTCAATGCGTGCCGTACATCGGCTATCCACGTACATTGAATGCCCTTCGCTGTATTCAAGACGGCTACACCGCATGGGAAGCTAAACAATAA
- the fucO gene encoding lactaldehyde reductase produces the protein MAWRIMLNGTSYFGQGAIQEIVNEIKNRHFKKVLVTSTPDLFEFKVATKVTDLLDAAGIAYDVYDNIKPNPTIENVTSGVAACKAAGAEAIVAVGGGSAIDTSKAIATIVTNPEFSDVRSLEGVAPTKHPCLPIIAVSTTSGTAAEVTINYVITDVEKNRKFVCVDPHDIPIVAIVDPDMSASMPTGLCASTGMDALVHAVEGYITKGAWELTDMLHLKAIEIIGRSLRSAVAGDFAGREAMSLGQYIAGMGFSNVGLGIVHSMAHPLSAVYDIPHGKACAMLLTAVLKFNAPATGEKYREIARVMGVSDVDEMDQETYRQAAIDVIQKLADDVGIPKSLSEAGVKREDIPFLAESAFNDACTPGNPRDVSLEEIIGIYESIF, from the coding sequence ATGGCTTGGAGAATTATGTTGAACGGCACGTCCTATTTTGGACAAGGGGCGATTCAGGAGATTGTGAACGAAATTAAGAATCGCCATTTTAAAAAGGTTCTTGTTACGTCTACACCTGATTTATTTGAGTTTAAGGTAGCTACAAAGGTAACAGACTTACTTGATGCGGCAGGTATTGCTTACGATGTATATGACAATATTAAGCCGAATCCAACGATTGAAAACGTAACATCTGGTGTGGCTGCTTGTAAAGCCGCAGGTGCTGAAGCTATTGTTGCTGTAGGCGGTGGCAGTGCTATCGATACAAGTAAGGCTATTGCTACGATTGTGACGAACCCTGAGTTCAGCGATGTGCGTAGCCTTGAAGGGGTGGCACCTACGAAACATCCATGCTTGCCGATTATTGCTGTATCTACCACATCTGGTACGGCGGCAGAGGTTACTATTAACTACGTTATTACAGATGTTGAAAAGAACCGTAAATTCGTTTGTGTTGACCCTCATGACATACCAATCGTAGCCATCGTGGACCCTGATATGTCCGCATCGATGCCAACTGGCCTTTGTGCGTCTACCGGTATGGATGCCCTCGTGCATGCCGTAGAAGGTTACATTACAAAAGGTGCGTGGGAACTTACTGATATGCTTCATTTGAAAGCTATCGAAATCATCGGTCGTTCCTTGCGTAGCGCCGTAGCTGGTGACTTCGCAGGTCGTGAAGCTATGTCCCTTGGTCAATATATTGCAGGTATGGGCTTCTCCAACGTAGGTCTTGGCATCGTTCACTCCATGGCGCATCCATTGAGTGCTGTGTACGACATCCCTCATGGCAAGGCGTGTGCAATGCTTTTAACAGCAGTATTGAAATTCAATGCTCCTGCAACAGGCGAAAAATATCGTGAAATCGCTCGCGTTATGGGCGTTTCTGATGTAGACGAAATGGATCAAGAAACATATCGTCAAGCAGCTATTGATGTAATCCAAAAATTAGCTGACGATGTAGGCATTCCTAAATCCCTTAGCGAAGCAGGCGTAAAACGAGAAGACATTCCATTCCTCGCTGAATCTGCTTTCAACGATGCATGTACACCTGGTAATCCACGAGATGTGTCTTTGGAAGAAATTATTGGTATCTATGAATCCATATTCTAA
- a CDS encoding (2Fe-2S)-binding protein, whose amino-acid sequence MDFEENQVPEAILDKLTKVCTCRSITRKTIKEAILNGAHTFPEVKEATRAGTGACGGKGCGPRIVKLLAEMKEQGKI is encoded by the coding sequence ATGGATTTTGAAGAAAATCAAGTGCCAGAGGCGATTCTGGACAAGCTTACAAAGGTGTGTACATGCCGTAGCATTACACGTAAAACGATTAAAGAAGCTATTTTGAATGGTGCTCATACATTTCCTGAGGTAAAAGAAGCAACTCGTGCCGGCACAGGTGCTTGCGGTGGTAAAGGCTGTGGCCCTCGCATCGTAAAGCTCTTAGCAGAAATGAAAGAGCAAGGTAAAATTTAA
- a CDS encoding glycoside hydrolase family 3 N-terminal domain-containing protein yields the protein MFRRIVAATMIGALALTTGCGLHNPFTSKAEPVTYESVAQSELSPEEKVDKLVANMSDADKVGQLLMIGIHGKTLNDDAKFMLNEYRVGGIILFDRNMESKDQVKSLITDINKTGKSAGLTPLFIGIDQEGGAVARMENQLIKVPPAEALGKEPIEQAVSLAKQSGTELKDLGFNINFAPVADLGLTYGRSFSTNPDEAVRYASAVGKAYDEAGLWYSYKHFPGIGKTDVDLHADTSVVPVSKETLLNEDTKVFVDLIKQSKPNTYAIMVSHAMYPQIDADHPSSLSKAIITDWLRKDMGYNGVVVTDDMDMGALAKHYTFGDMAVQSILAGSDILLVCHEYEHMQEAYNGLMKAVKDGRISKERLDESVKRILLMKMSKIS from the coding sequence ATGTTTCGACGTATCGTAGCGGCTACGATGATTGGCGCATTGGCGCTTACAACGGGCTGCGGTTTACATAACCCATTTACTTCTAAAGCGGAGCCTGTAACCTATGAATCCGTGGCACAGAGCGAGCTTTCACCAGAGGAAAAGGTGGACAAATTAGTAGCTAATATGTCTGACGCGGACAAGGTAGGCCAATTGTTGATGATTGGCATCCATGGCAAGACCTTGAACGATGATGCTAAATTCATGCTCAATGAGTATCGCGTGGGCGGTATCATCTTGTTTGACCGCAATATGGAGTCCAAGGATCAAGTGAAATCGCTGATTACAGATATTAATAAAACTGGTAAAAGCGCCGGTTTAACGCCATTGTTCATCGGTATCGACCAAGAGGGTGGTGCTGTGGCGCGCATGGAGAATCAGCTCATCAAGGTTCCTCCTGCAGAGGCGTTAGGCAAGGAACCTATTGAACAAGCGGTATCCTTGGCAAAACAGTCTGGTACAGAACTAAAGGACTTGGGATTCAACATTAACTTTGCTCCTGTAGCGGACTTGGGCTTGACCTATGGCCGTTCCTTTAGTACGAACCCTGATGAGGCCGTACGCTATGCCAGTGCAGTAGGCAAGGCCTATGATGAAGCGGGCTTGTGGTACTCTTACAAACACTTCCCAGGCATTGGTAAAACAGATGTAGACTTACATGCGGATACCAGTGTTGTGCCAGTGTCTAAAGAGACTTTGTTGAATGAAGATACGAAGGTATTTGTAGATCTCATTAAGCAGTCTAAACCGAATACATATGCAATTATGGTGTCCCACGCGATGTATCCTCAAATCGATGCAGATCATCCATCTAGTCTTTCTAAAGCGATTATTACTGACTGGTTGCGCAAAGATATGGGCTATAACGGCGTTGTCGTAACAGACGATATGGACATGGGCGCTCTTGCAAAACACTACACCTTCGGCGATATGGCCGTTCAATCTATCTTGGCTGGCAGTGATATCTTGCTCGTGTGCCATGAGTACGAACACATGCAAGAGGCGTATAATGGCCTTATGAAAGCTGTAAAAGATGGTCGCATCTCTAAAGAACGACTCGATGAATCTGTGAAACGAATCTTGCTTATGAAGATGAGTAAAATTTCTTAG